The Brachyhypopomus gauderio isolate BG-103 chromosome 1, BGAUD_0.2, whole genome shotgun sequence genome includes a window with the following:
- the mcee gene encoding methylmalonyl-CoA epimerase, mitochondrial — translation MAASILKIAVTCLSRYASRPSPAVRTFSSPSSPGVPPTLWKLGRLNHVAIAVPDLDKATALYRDVFGARVSATLPLPEHGVYTVFVELGNTKLELLHPLGEKSPIAGFLQKNKAGGMHHVCIEVDDINAAVADLKAKNVRLLSPEPRIGAHGKPVMFIHPKDCDGVLVEIEQA, via the exons atggCGGCCTCTATTCTGAAGATTGCAG TGACATGTCTCTCGAGATACGCCAGCCGCCCCTCCCCAGCAGTGAGGACGTTCTCTTCGCCTTCAAGCCCAGGTGTCCCCCCGACCTTGTGGAAGTTAGGTAGGTTAAACCACGTCGCGATCGCCGTACCAGACCTGGACAAGGCGACGGCTCTGTACCGTGATGTGTTCGGCGCCCGGGTGAGTGCCACTCTGCCCTTACCCGAACACGGCGTTTATACTGTGTTCGTGGAACTGGGCAACACTAAGTTGGAGCTCCTACATCCTCTGGGAGAGAAGAGCCCCATCGCGGGATTCCTGCAAAAGAACAAAGCTGGAGGGATGCACCATGTCTGCATCGAG GTTGATGACATAAATGCTGCAGTTGCAGATTTGAAGGCAAAGAACGTCAGACTGCTTTCTCCAGAGCCACGGATAGGTGCTCATGGAAAACCTGTGATGTTCATCCACCCTAAAGATTGTGACGGTGTTCTTGTGGAAATAGAACAAGCATAG
- the mphosph10 gene encoding U3 small nucleolar ribonucleoprotein MPP10 — protein sequence MGSVFLAHTWSHACTTMAKVVDRDTLERCLQLLNNDTTHPEQFLSVQEALATDFTSLTKTLYDLHKANKLVGYEGSPLDQLVVENFDEEQIWQELELQNAAVLSHFENAVGQAVTEDTWTIFKDTECEERDVGEDDDDEKEDFESEEEEQEEDDKDEETKHKLETKSSVAEEQDDFSNEDSDIDFDVDKLEKHAKHKKNITAKLPKSGAVVSEVDDDFFKLSEMEAFLDDMDRMEGRVGVGEEVDYFQDVPSDEDEELTFDTPAVSKTQKKSKSSRNLKYKEYFMDEEAIAHQETNVRDGSDGDEEAEDDEDYEDEMDMEEEDFNMEEADVETQKSRDALRKVTFDLPSDDEGEDVEDILGGKLKKMAKPGFKSSFEKRQEKMAEKIDELEKAALAEKPWQLTGEVTAKARPENSMLEEDVAFDNMSRTAPAVTEETTLQIEDIIKQRIKDQVWDDVVRKEKPKEEVFEYKKRLTLDHEKSKLSLAEVYEQEYVKQTQEKTEEEENPAHVDIQKHLDSIFLKLDALSNFHFTPKPHVPEVKVVSNLPAITMEEVTPVAASDGTLLAPEEIKEKNKAGDILGNLEKTSTDKKRERRLKKKVKRTNIKEREKRRKLKEAARGGGAQKNTSRAEAEETLRKLTKGGKAKILTNDGMDKALRSSQAFFSQLQDQVRTEIRGSKSTASKKKKQREISASKLKL from the exons ATGGGAAGTGTTTTCCTTGCGCACACATGGTCCCACGCGTGTACCACTATGGCGAAGGTGGTTGACAGAGACACGTTGGAAAGGTGTTTACAGCTTTTAAATAACGACACAACGCACCCCGAACAGTTTTTAAG TGTACAGGAGGCCTTGGCGACAGACTTCACGTCACTTACCAAGACACTGTACGATTTGCACAAGGCCAACAAGTTGGTGGGCTATGAAGGCAGTCCTCTGGACCAGCTGGTGGTCGAGAACTTTGACGAGGAACAGATCTGGCAGGAGCTGGAACTTCAGAACGCTGCTGTGCTAAGTCACTTTGAGAATGCAGTAGGTCAGGCGGTCACAGAAGACACGTGGACTATTTTTAAAGATACAGAATGTGAGGAGAGAGACGTTGGTGAGGATGACGACGACGAGAAAGAGGATTTTGAAagtgaagaggaggagcaggaggaagatGACAAGGAtgaagaaacaaaacacaaactgGAGACCAAGTCTTCTGTAGCTGAGGAACAGGATGACTTTTCTAATGAGGATTCAGACATTGATTTTGACGTTGATAAATTAGAGAAACACGCCAAGCATAAGAAGAACATAACAGCTAAATTGCCTAAATCTGGGGCGGTTGTTTCAGAAGTAGATGATGATTTTTTTAAACTATCAGAAATGGAGGCTTTCCTGGACGATATGGACAGgatggaggggagagtgggtgttgGTGAAGAAGTGGACTACTTTCAGGACGTTCCGTCAGACGAGGATGAGGAGCTGACCTTTGATACGCCTGCTGTGTCAAAGACTCAGAAAAAG TCAAAAAGCTCCAGAAATTTGAAATACAAAGAATACTTTATGGATGAAGAGGCCATCGCCCACCAGGAGACGAATGTGCGAGATGGATCAGATGGTGATGAGGAAGCAGAGGATGATGAAGACTATGAGGATGAAATGGACATGGAGGAAGAGGATTTCAATATGGAGGA ggctGATGTTGAAACCCAGAAATCCAGAGATGCTTTGCGGaaggtgacctttgacctccccAGTGATGATGAAGGGGAAGATGTGGAGGATATTTTGGGTGGGAAGCTCAAAAAGATGGCTAAACCAGGGTTCAAGTCATCGTTTGAGAAACGACAGGAAAAG ATGGCGGAGAAGATCGATGAGCTGGAAAAGGCGGCATTAGCGGAGAAACCCTGGCAGCTGACCGGAGAGGTCACGGCGAAGGCCCGGCCGGAGAACAGCATGTTGGAGGAGGATGTGGCGTTTGACAACATGTCCAGGACGG CTCCTGCAGTCACAGAGGAGACCACTCTACAAATTGAAGACATCATCAAACAGAGAATAAAAGACCAG gtgtgggatGATGTTGTGAGGAAGGAGAAGCCCAAGGAGGAGGTGTTTGAGTACAAGAAACGACTCACTCTGGACCACGAGAAGAGCAAGCTGAGCCTCGCTGAGGTCTACGAGCAGGAATACGTCAAACAGACACAG GAAAagacagaggaggaagagaatcCAGCTCATGTGGACATCCAGAAGCACTTGGACTCCATCTTCCTCAAGCTGGACGCTCTTTCCAACTTCCACTTCACACCCAAACCA CACGTTCCTGAGGTGAAGGTTGTCTCCAACCTGCCCGCCATCACCATGGAGGAGGTGACTCCCGTAGCCGCCAGCGACGGCACTCTCTTGGCCCCTGAGGAAATTAAG GAGAAGAACAAGGCTGGCGACATCTTGGGCAACTTGGAGAAAACGTCCACGGATAAGAAACGCGAGAGGCGTTTGAAGAAGAAAGTGAAGCGGACGAACATTAAAGAgcgggagaagaggaggaagctGAAAGAGGCCGCGCGCGGGGGAGGGGCGCAGAAGAACACGTCCAGGGCCGAAGCTGAAGAGACCCTCAGGAAGCTGACTAAAGGCGGGAAAGCCAAAATCCTCACG AATGACGGCATGGACAAAGCGCTGAGGTCTTCCCAGGCCTTCTTCTCCCAACTGCAGGACCAAGTGAGGACCGAGATCAGGGGCTCCAAGTCCACGGCCTCCAAGaagaagaaacagagagagatttCTGCCAGCAAGCTGAAGCTGTAG